Proteins co-encoded in one Candidatus Thiodictyon syntrophicum genomic window:
- a CDS encoding DUF2281 domain-containing protein — MNLAETIYTHINALPPDLQRETFDFIGFLEARYGLAPAAPRLTTQGFIERFAGSLGEDFPDDVDAADLGRDAPRESLE; from the coding sequence ATGAATCTGGCGGAAACCATTTACACCCATATCAACGCCCTGCCGCCCGACCTGCAGCGGGAGACTTTCGATTTCATCGGTTTTCTGGAGGCGCGTTACGGCCTGGCACCGGCCGCCCCGCGTTTGACCACCCAGGGCTTCATCGAACGCTTTGCCGGCAGCCTCGGCGAGGATTTCCCCGATGACGTCGATGCGGCCGACCTGGGCCGGGATGCGCCCCGTGAGTCGCTGGAGTGA